A window of Sphingobacterium sp. SRCM116780 contains these coding sequences:
- a CDS encoding redox-active disulfide protein 2: MRNKALQEMSNEELLSTKKKTAVIAGLLAVTLLVQFVMFAMKKEYNLLAIPFALSTIVILNYKKINEMKRELKSRGL, translated from the coding sequence ATGAGAAATAAAGCACTACAGGAAATGAGCAATGAAGAATTGCTAAGTACTAAAAAAAAGACTGCCGTAATCGCTGGACTTTTAGCAGTAACGCTTCTTGTTCAATTTGTGATGTTTGCGATGAAAAAGGAATACAACTTATTGGCTATCCCCTTCGCCTTATCAACGATTGTAATCCTCAACTACAAAAAAATCAATGAGATGAAAAGGGAATTAAAATCCAGAGGTCTTTAA
- a CDS encoding 2-hydroxyacid dehydrogenase, whose translation MKIAFFSTKPYDKEFFEKENEKYGFELNFYETHLGPHIVNAIENEDAVCVFVNDRLNREVIEVLAQKGVKLIALRCAGFNNVDIDAAKELGIQICRVPAYSPEAVAEHTMAMLLTLNRKTHKAYNRVREQNFALNGLLGFNLYQKKIGVIGTGKIGKAFVKIALGFGAEVIAYDLYPDQTLLDLHVKYVDLDTLFAESDIISLHCPLTPENHYLINKESLDKMKNGVTIINTSRGNLIHTNDAIKALKERKIGLLGIDVYEQEEKLFFKDLSTTIIEDDTIQLLMSFPNVLLTAHQAFFTREALEQISQRTLKSIADLLKDGTTDKEVLL comes from the coding sequence ATGAAAATAGCCTTCTTTTCAACCAAGCCTTACGATAAAGAGTTTTTCGAGAAAGAAAATGAAAAATATGGTTTTGAACTCAATTTTTATGAAACGCACCTCGGGCCTCATATTGTCAATGCAATTGAAAATGAAGATGCCGTCTGTGTTTTTGTGAATGACCGATTGAACAGAGAAGTCATAGAGGTACTTGCTCAAAAAGGGGTAAAATTGATTGCACTGAGATGTGCCGGATTTAATAATGTGGATATAGATGCAGCAAAAGAATTAGGAATCCAAATTTGTCGCGTTCCCGCTTATTCACCTGAAGCGGTTGCGGAACATACCATGGCTATGCTGTTGACCTTGAATCGCAAAACGCATAAAGCTTACAACCGTGTTCGTGAACAAAACTTTGCATTGAATGGTCTATTGGGATTTAATCTATACCAAAAGAAAATTGGTGTCATCGGAACAGGGAAAATAGGGAAAGCTTTTGTGAAAATCGCTTTAGGCTTCGGCGCAGAAGTCATCGCTTATGATCTGTATCCAGACCAAACACTGCTAGATCTTCATGTGAAATATGTGGATCTAGATACGCTCTTTGCTGAGTCGGATATCATTTCTCTGCATTGCCCCCTTACTCCTGAAAACCATTACTTGATCAATAAGGAGTCTCTGGACAAAATGAAAAATGGGGTAACAATTATCAATACAAGTAGAGGTAATCTGATCCACACAAATGATGCGATCAAAGCATTGAAAGAAAGAAAAATAGGGCTATTGGGAATCGATGTTTATGAACAGGAAGAAAAACTATTCTTCAAGGACTTGTCCACGACAATCATTGAAGATGATACCATTCAGTTATTGATGAGTTTTCCAAATGTTTTGTTGACGGCTCATCAGGCCTTTTTTACAAGAGAAGCTTTGGAGCAAATCTCTCAAAGAACCCTGAAAAGTATTGCTGATTTATTGAAAGATGGAACGACGGATAAAGAAGTGCTGTTATAA
- a CDS encoding GNAT family N-acetyltransferase — protein MEEEDKRTLSNPKEEIIDKGGFIFYAKLGNDIVGTASLLKKSNQVFELGKMAVSNKAQGYGIGTLLLEHAIEVTKSKHIEKLILYSNKQLESAIRLDRKYGFEETELEDGRYERADIKMEKYLS, from the coding sequence ATCGAAGAGGAGGATAAACGTACTCTTTCGAATCCGAAAGAAGAAATCATTGATAAGGGTGGTTTTATTTTTTATGCAAAATTAGGCAATGACATCGTGGGGACAGCATCTCTTTTAAAGAAAAGCAACCAGGTATTTGAACTTGGAAAAATGGCCGTAAGCAATAAAGCACAAGGATATGGTATTGGTACATTGCTCCTTGAGCATGCTATTGAAGTCACGAAATCTAAACATATTGAGAAATTAATTCTTTATTCAAATAAGCAATTAGAATCGGCTATACGACTTGACCGAAAATATGGATTTGAAGAAACAGAGCTTGAGGATGGGCGCTATGAGCGAGCAGATATTAAGATGGAAAAGTATCTTTCATAA